A window from Hymenobacter volaticus encodes these proteins:
- a CDS encoding class I SAM-dependent methyltransferase, whose amino-acid sequence MFASLPDAGFDRVAAFYDPLSRLVYGPALLRAQQHALATGLPPGAPHLLVIGGGTGAVLLEILRLRPQATIVYLEASPQMLAKAQALLHRQYPTATQQVVFQLGTEKVLTEPEVFDGIITFFFLDLFDPQRLRQVVTQLNATRRPMAPWLLADFAPPQRWWQRALLMAMYHFFRFTTGISGRDMPPIQAELARLGLQVTNQQSFFRGMVQASVWVP is encoded by the coding sequence ATGTTTGCTTCTCTTCCTGATGCTGGCTTCGACCGAGTAGCGGCCTTCTATGACCCGCTGAGCCGACTCGTGTATGGCCCGGCACTCCTACGCGCTCAGCAACATGCCTTAGCAACTGGTTTGCCACCCGGCGCGCCGCATTTGCTTGTTATCGGCGGCGGCACAGGAGCAGTACTGCTGGAAATATTGCGCTTACGGCCCCAAGCCACCATTGTATACCTAGAAGCTTCGCCACAGATGCTCGCCAAAGCTCAGGCCCTGCTGCACCGTCAGTACCCAACAGCCACGCAGCAAGTTGTATTTCAACTTGGGACCGAAAAAGTTCTAACCGAACCAGAGGTTTTCGACGGCATCATTACCTTTTTCTTTCTTGATCTTTTCGACCCGCAACGGCTACGACAGGTGGTAACGCAATTAAACGCGACCCGCCGACCTATGGCTCCTTGGCTGCTTGCTGATTTTGCACCGCCTCAGCGGTGGTGGCAGCGCGCCCTACTGATGGCTATGTATCATTTTTTCCGTTTCACAACGGGCATTAGCGGCCGCGACATGCCTCCTATACAGGCGGAACTGGCGCGGCTCGGATTACAGGTAACCAATCAGCAATCCTTCTTCAGAGGCATGGTGCAAGCATCGGTATGGGTGCCCTAG
- a CDS encoding phosphatase PAP2 family protein, translating to MALSREVFDQDAATFDAAAFRWTRQLLGPRQQWVEAVTFFASRNFITVAACLLINWFLLVRKHRWNSLLVPVVALGSITLNLALKQFYQRPRPLLPLVSASGLSFPSGHAMISASFYGLLIYLAYTYIRRASWRWLLIGGLVLLIALIGLTRVYLRVHYATDVLAGFTAGLVWLIVAIPLLKQLEIRARKPLKIQAQSTEKQPE from the coding sequence TTGGCGCTAAGCCGTGAAGTCTTCGACCAGGATGCAGCTACCTTCGATGCCGCCGCTTTCCGCTGGACGCGGCAGTTGCTCGGGCCGCGGCAGCAATGGGTGGAAGCCGTTACGTTCTTTGCCTCGCGCAATTTTATTACGGTGGCGGCCTGCCTGCTCATCAACTGGTTTCTGCTGGTACGCAAGCACCGCTGGAATTCGTTGCTCGTGCCAGTAGTAGCGCTTGGCAGCATCACGCTCAATTTAGCGCTTAAGCAGTTTTACCAGCGTCCCCGCCCATTGCTGCCCTTGGTGTCGGCGTCGGGGCTCAGCTTCCCGAGCGGGCACGCCATGATTTCCGCCTCGTTTTACGGCTTGCTGATCTACCTGGCGTACACCTACATCCGTAGGGCAAGTTGGCGCTGGTTGCTGATTGGCGGGTTAGTGCTGCTAATAGCCCTCATCGGCCTGACCCGAGTTTACCTGCGTGTACACTATGCTACCGACGTGTTGGCTGGCTTTACAGCCGGGCTCGTATGGCTGATTGTGGCAATTCCACTGCTGAAACAGCTGGAAATTCGGGCTCGCAAACCGTTGAAAATTCAAGCGCAATCAACTGAAAAACAGCCTGAATAA
- a CDS encoding phosphatase PAP2 family protein yields MRKSITARLLALFSFLTLEVLLLGGVFIVSLLLFFYLTRVVFVARSAQFDDWGFQHMDHLRAAQPWLTSVARFITFFASFPFLVVAGIVGPVLLSWRGRKREALELFLAVAGASLFNQLLKTHYHRSRPSTALFFQQGLSFPSGHAMIGMALYGCFAWLLWRHRHHPAWSVLLVLWAVTIGLTRIYLHVHYPTDVLAGFTAGMLWLILLRTALRLWWREGVKLAENEKGG; encoded by the coding sequence ATGAGAAAATCTATCACTGCCCGTCTGCTCGCTCTCTTTAGTTTTCTGACGTTGGAAGTACTGTTACTAGGGGGCGTGTTTATCGTGTCACTGTTGCTGTTCTTCTACCTGACGCGGGTGGTTTTTGTAGCACGCTCGGCGCAATTCGATGATTGGGGGTTCCAGCATATGGACCACTTACGCGCCGCGCAACCCTGGCTGACTTCTGTAGCGCGGTTCATCACCTTTTTTGCTTCGTTTCCTTTCCTAGTGGTAGCAGGTATAGTAGGGCCCGTTCTGCTAAGTTGGCGCGGACGCAAGCGCGAGGCGCTAGAACTATTTCTGGCGGTGGCCGGAGCTTCGCTGTTCAATCAGCTGCTCAAAACTCATTATCACCGCTCTCGGCCCTCTACGGCCCTGTTCTTCCAGCAGGGCCTGAGCTTCCCAAGCGGCCACGCCATGATTGGAATGGCCCTCTACGGCTGTTTTGCGTGGCTGCTCTGGCGCCACCGCCATCATCCGGCTTGGAGTGTACTGCTGGTACTATGGGCCGTGACTATTGGCCTTACTCGCATCTATCTGCACGTGCATTACCCCACCGATGTACTCGCCGGATTTACCGCTGGCATGCTGTGGCTGATTTTGCTGCGCACTGCCCTGCGGCTGTGGTGGCGAGAAGGAGTGAAGTTGGCAGAAAATGAAAAAGGAGGCTGA
- a CDS encoding GAF domain-containing protein, translating to MLPEPTIVRKTLSEFPFKSTLSFEPIIAYWQAHEDDPNPGLALLARAIGEKVAEQSWVRGPITDVSILECNCDLVETLMLAMFPPASFKSDISGAIAPFQRYSFYHTPRFADVLLTSSKTIKQPLNINNRVLEIHSTRMAYQLILDQVYGVQMPQYGTITFTVPDYSIGLYRHYGVDFNTTFLKVRVINGPRPELTSDQIERLTRNPHRIDIWQELLPVDRFELEGFHILHLVDVTDQEILSELKYDLLERDVLQASDRLEQIQEKLRVLFGRPFLQLGIAAYDEKKQAFVDFGRKINHSFLTKQLHSQDAGSGFRQIYRELWQNRQPLVLENVETAEIPEDLRQQILSLGIRSAILALLPYGDDTVGLLELGSPNIGDLDEFDVETVAQFVPLFAVAVKRNAEEIHTRVQAIIKEKFTAIHPTMEWRFTNAAQNLLQKVEDGNRNAEMEDIVFHDVFPLHGSSDIRGSSTARNEAVQGDLIEHLTLANKVLKKAAEFQALPILDELKFYVNKNLRRLRQGIVSGDEVSIFESLKTEVEPLFEYLGQNTPALQPVISQYWSNIDPELGIVYKRRKAFEQSTTMLNDAVSDYLDEEEEKAQLMFPHYFQRFKTDGVEYNIYVGASLVENKPFDMVFLKNLRLWQLLVMIEITRRTAALKPELPVPLDTTQLILVHGQSLSIRFRQDERQFDVDGAYNIRYEIIKKRIDKATVEGSGERLTQPGHIAIVYTQQRESEEYCEYLDYLQDRGLLEPEVEELELEELQGVKGLLALRVKVKM from the coding sequence ATGCTGCCCGAACCTACAATTGTCCGCAAAACTCTCTCGGAGTTCCCTTTTAAATCGACTCTTAGCTTCGAGCCGATTATAGCGTATTGGCAAGCCCACGAGGATGACCCTAATCCTGGTTTGGCCTTGCTGGCACGGGCCATTGGGGAAAAGGTAGCCGAGCAATCTTGGGTACGTGGCCCAATTACGGACGTGTCCATTCTGGAATGCAACTGCGACCTAGTGGAGACGCTTATGCTAGCTATGTTTCCGCCGGCTTCCTTCAAGTCTGATATAAGTGGAGCTATTGCGCCGTTTCAGCGCTATAGCTTCTACCACACGCCCCGCTTTGCCGACGTGCTGCTGACGAGTTCTAAAACCATCAAGCAGCCGCTCAATATTAATAACCGGGTCTTGGAAATTCATTCCACCCGAATGGCTTACCAACTGATTCTAGACCAGGTATACGGCGTGCAAATGCCGCAATACGGCACTATCACCTTCACTGTCCCTGACTACAGCATTGGGCTTTACCGGCATTACGGCGTTGATTTCAACACCACCTTTCTAAAGGTGCGGGTAATAAACGGCCCACGGCCCGAGCTTACGTCAGACCAAATAGAGCGCCTAACCCGTAATCCCCACCGCATCGATATTTGGCAGGAACTGCTTCCCGTCGACCGATTCGAATTGGAAGGCTTCCACATTCTGCACTTAGTCGACGTTACCGACCAAGAAATCTTGTCGGAACTGAAATACGACTTGCTGGAGCGCGATGTGCTGCAAGCCTCCGACCGGTTAGAGCAAATTCAGGAAAAGCTGCGCGTGCTCTTTGGGCGGCCCTTTTTGCAGCTTGGCATTGCGGCCTACGACGAAAAGAAACAAGCTTTTGTGGACTTCGGCCGCAAGATCAACCATAGTTTTCTTACCAAGCAGCTTCACAGCCAAGATGCGGGCTCGGGCTTCCGGCAGATTTACCGCGAGCTGTGGCAAAACCGCCAGCCGCTGGTGCTCGAAAACGTGGAAACCGCTGAAATTCCCGAAGATTTACGCCAGCAGATTCTCAGTCTGGGCATCCGCTCAGCAATTCTGGCATTGCTACCCTATGGCGATGATACTGTGGGCTTGTTGGAACTAGGCTCTCCCAACATTGGTGACCTCGACGAATTTGATGTGGAAACGGTGGCGCAGTTTGTGCCATTGTTTGCAGTGGCCGTGAAGCGCAACGCCGAGGAAATTCATACCCGCGTGCAGGCCATCATCAAAGAGAAATTCACGGCCATCCATCCCACCATGGAGTGGCGTTTCACTAATGCCGCTCAGAATTTGCTGCAAAAGGTGGAAGATGGCAACCGCAACGCCGAAATGGAAGACATTGTCTTCCACGACGTCTTCCCACTGCATGGCTCTTCCGATATCCGCGGCAGCAGCACCGCCCGCAACGAAGCCGTACAGGGCGACCTGATTGAGCACCTCACGCTGGCCAACAAAGTGTTGAAAAAGGCAGCGGAGTTTCAAGCCTTGCCTATCCTCGACGAGCTAAAATTCTACGTCAACAAAAACCTGCGCCGCTTACGGCAGGGCATTGTGTCGGGGGATGAAGTGAGCATTTTCGAGTCACTAAAAACTGAGGTCGAGCCGCTATTCGAGTATTTAGGCCAGAATACACCCGCCTTGCAGCCGGTTATCAGTCAGTACTGGTCGAACATCGACCCGGAGCTTGGCATTGTGTATAAGCGCCGGAAGGCTTTCGAGCAGAGCACCACCATGCTCAACGATGCCGTGAGCGACTATTTGGACGAGGAAGAGGAAAAGGCTCAGCTGATGTTTCCGCATTACTTTCAGCGCTTCAAAACCGACGGCGTGGAGTACAACATCTACGTGGGCGCGTCGCTAGTAGAAAACAAGCCATTCGACATGGTTTTCCTGAAAAACCTGCGGCTGTGGCAGCTCCTAGTGATGATAGAAATCACGCGTCGCACGGCCGCGCTCAAGCCCGAGTTGCCGGTTCCGCTTGATACTACGCAGCTAATCCTGGTTCATGGCCAGTCCCTAAGCATTCGTTTCCGGCAGGATGAGCGCCAGTTCGATGTAGATGGCGCTTACAATATCCGTTACGAAATCATCAAAAAACGCATTGATAAGGCAACTGTAGAAGGTAGTGGCGAACGGCTCACCCAACCCGGTCATATTGCCATTGTGTACACGCAGCAGCGCGAAAGCGAAGAGTACTGCGAATACCTCGACTACCTTCAGGACCGTGGCCTATTAGAGCCCGAAGTAGAAGAGTTGGAGCTTGAAGAGTTGCAGGGAGTAAAAGGCCTACTAGCTCTGCGAGTAAAGGTGAAGATGTAA
- a CDS encoding T9SS type A sorting domain-containing protein, which yields MKTTLFKSLALVFALLTTALTVPARAGQPKDNHPVRREMQAYIEQNMLPVVRQQRQKLETQLATADKAQLAIYRTQLKEVRQRSQALRQSFRNTPSAAPNTTEPTSPRTPLSEAQQQQLQQLRTETRTIMQQVNQMAEKYASNISQVLQEVQPQKEKWATDMQAIVVKNTTPEQQEKLSHFRGGRMHHRVGAGRLLRPTAFLLLDPAAPTATPTTSDLGSTSLYPNPAVATNQLEYTVTKAGPVTVELLDGRGNTVRTVAQEVKEEKGVHTLQVHLADLPKGTYYYKITTRTGSETKRFVKE from the coding sequence ATGAAAACAACCCTATTTAAGTCGCTGGCACTGGTTTTTGCGCTTCTGACCACGGCCCTAACTGTCCCTGCCCGTGCTGGGCAGCCCAAAGACAACCATCCAGTGCGCCGCGAAATGCAGGCGTATATCGAGCAGAATATGCTGCCCGTGGTGCGACAGCAGCGCCAGAAGCTAGAAACCCAGCTCGCCACCGCCGACAAAGCGCAACTCGCCATTTACCGCACCCAACTCAAAGAAGTGCGTCAGCGCAGTCAAGCGCTGCGGCAGAGCTTCCGCAACACCCCAAGTGCTGCTCCTAACACCACTGAGCCTACTAGCCCGCGCACTCCCCTTTCCGAAGCGCAGCAACAGCAACTTCAGCAGCTCCGCACCGAAACTCGGACCATCATGCAACAGGTGAACCAGATGGCCGAAAAGTATGCCAGCAACATCTCGCAGGTGCTCCAAGAAGTGCAACCGCAGAAAGAGAAATGGGCAACTGATATGCAGGCTATTGTAGTTAAAAATACTACGCCCGAGCAGCAAGAGAAGCTAAGCCACTTCCGAGGAGGCCGCATGCACCACCGGGTTGGAGCCGGCAGGTTGTTGCGCCCTACTGCTTTCCTTCTGCTAGACCCCGCCGCTCCCACAGCCACGCCTACAACATCTGACCTTGGCAGCACTAGCTTATACCCGAACCCAGCAGTGGCTACCAATCAACTGGAGTATACCGTAACGAAGGCAGGCCCCGTAACCGTGGAACTGCTCGACGGCCGCGGCAATACGGTGCGCACTGTGGCGCAAGAAGTCAAGGAAGAGAAAGGCGTACACACCCTGCAAGTGCACCTCGCCGATTTGCCCAAAGGCACCTACTATTACAAAATCACCACCCGCACGGGCTCAGAAACTAAGCGCTTCGTGAAAGAATAA
- a CDS encoding sce7726 family protein, whose amino-acid sequence MNDPEIRALLYPLLTGGVYVDELPTGSTRVDVVHITEQFMHGYEVKGDGDTLQRVSRQLGCYAGAYDFVSFIVTEKHLPKLLPLLPEWVGVLVASPGQLRVHRPALYNATVERAAVADLLLLEEVRQFLMARGLTGVSWLRRREVLNVVRNAHSIPLSVLAQYVREQLTARLPQRLEARAERKAERQRLGTRRRKPKRKPKKRRQPAKSTPRSI is encoded by the coding sequence ATGAATGACCCAGAAATCCGCGCCCTACTTTATCCGCTGCTCACGGGCGGCGTGTACGTCGATGAACTGCCCACTGGCAGTACCCGCGTTGATGTAGTGCACATCACCGAGCAGTTCATGCACGGATATGAGGTGAAAGGCGACGGGGATACGCTTCAGCGGGTAAGTCGGCAGCTAGGGTGCTATGCCGGCGCCTACGATTTCGTTTCCTTCATTGTCACCGAGAAGCACTTACCCAAGCTGCTGCCTTTACTGCCCGAATGGGTTGGAGTGCTAGTGGCCTCGCCGGGCCAGTTGCGCGTGCACCGGCCGGCTCTCTACAACGCCACCGTCGAGCGGGCTGCCGTGGCGGACTTGCTGCTGCTGGAAGAAGTCCGCCAGTTCCTGATGGCCCGGGGCCTAACCGGTGTGAGCTGGTTGCGCCGACGGGAGGTGCTAAATGTGGTACGCAACGCGCATTCTATTCCACTTTCGGTGCTGGCGCAATATGTGCGGGAGCAACTTACGGCCCGGCTGCCCCAGCGCTTGGAGGCCCGCGCCGAGCGTAAAGCCGAGCGCCAGCGCCTCGGGACCCGGCGTCGCAAACCGAAGCGCAAGCCCAAAAAACGCCGGCAGCCAGCGAAGTCAACGCCGCGTTCCATTTGA